In Mytilus edulis chromosome 6, xbMytEdul2.2, whole genome shotgun sequence, the following proteins share a genomic window:
- the LOC139526415 gene encoding uncharacterized protein → MFKLVYLILIIWDFCSIVNSLNETDEGVCTKCGGSSNLTVTCCCYNYELINGSCKVCQIGFINRNAGSACKPCGDNYYGKQCLNPCNCEFYQRCDHVHGCLNKTITTESIQKSTTEWIWSTAVRANLTTVSSVSFGNVYTIIQNITPPKENTGLLQREIVIYSVVIGSVLVTIGLTCLVRKYRRKSQGKATKPGIPNIDQSNSLRQSRSRVDSASSLYAEIDETLLLENVDMRTWQAKNSPNANIELKNNDNTIYLSPVHSDGDSSSFRGSERGVTRSYLSLHESDQNENSDEFDKDDDATSYLHPYHSIDEDWKEKTHQYDETHAPKGNTDDSSDSSMQMITDGYLNPYQPLDEDWKQTSHSYEVPVTIHKCQGHSMSSLLQKECLRGDITEDQKDNNLQNTVNDVHLTQSLKNQISQNSENYHKQTVINNDSFDNNIPPQTVNEIPIYCTSEITDEVNVDNDPVLMPFKIEMKEISASADNNTDLSNVCARGSRKEHELDQMDENDLSKNENVPINCNSLEVQNEVANASILNGTNINRQDYTDAKSQ, encoded by the exons atgttcaaattggtgtatcttattttaataatatgGGATTTTTGTAGTATTGTAAATAGCCTTAATGAGACAGATGAAGGCGTGTGTACAAAATGTGGAGG ttccaGTAATCTGACTGTCACTTGTTGTTGTTACAACTACGAACTGATTAATGGCAGTTGTAAAG tATGTCAAATTGGTTTCATCAATCGAAATGCTGGGAGCGCTTGTAAACCATGTGGAGACAATTATTACGGCAAACAATGTCTCAATCCTTGCAACTGTGAATTTTACCAAAG atgTGACCATGTACATGgttgtttaaataaaacaattactacAGAATCAATACAAAAGAGTACAACAGAGTGGATATGGAGCACCG CCGTACGGGCAAATTTGACAACAGTTTCTTCAGTGTCCTTCGGCAATGTTTATACTATAATCCAAAACATAACTCCTCCTAAAGAAAACACTG GGCTTTTACAACGGGAAATAGTTATTTATTCCGTGGTAATTGGAAGCGTTTTAGTGACAATAGGTCTTACATGTTTAGTTCGGAAATATAGAAGGAAGAGTCAAGGCAAAGCAACAAAGCCGGGAATTCCTAATATAGATCAGAGTAATTCTTTGAGGCAATCACGTTCTCGTGTTGATTCGGCTTCTAGTTTATACGCTGAGATCGATGAGACACTGCTGCTCGAAAATGTTGATATGAGAACTTGGCAGGCTAAAAATTCACCAAATGCAAATatagaattaaaaaataatgacAATACAATCTACCTATCTCCCGTGCATTCAGATGGTGACAGCAGTAGTTTTCGTGGATCTGAAAGAGGTGTTACCCGAAGCTATTTGTCGCTCCATGAATCAGACCAAAACGAAAACTCAGATGAGTTCGATAAAGATGATGACGCAACGAGCTATCTTCATCCTTATCATTCAATTGACGAGGACTGGAAGGAAAAGACACATCAATATGATGAAACACATGCTCCAAAGGGGAACACGGACGATTCGTCTGATTCTAGTATGCAAATGATAACTGATGGATACTTAAATCCATACCAGCCTCTGGACGAAGACTGGAAGCAAACATCACATAGTTACGAGGTACCAGTGACAATTCACAAATGTCAAGGACATTCAATGTCATCCCTCCTACAAAAGGAATGTCTAAGAGGAGACATCACAGAAGACCAAAAAGATAACAACTTACAAAACACAGTGAATGATGTACATCTGACTCAGTCATTAAAGAATCAAATCTCTCAGAACTCCGAAAACTATCACAAACAAACCGTCATTAACAACGATAGCTTCGATAACAATATACCGCCACAAACAGTAAATGAAATTCCGATCTATTGTACATCAGAAATAACTGACGAAGTAAATGTCGATAATGACCCAGTCTTAATGCCTTTTAAAATCGAAATGAAAGAAATTTCAGCAAGCGCTGACAATAATACTGATCTTTCAAATGTATGTGCACGTGGTTCAAGAAAAGAACATGAACTTGACCAGATGGATGAAAATGATTTGAGTAAAAATGAAAATGTCCCGATAAATTGTAATTCATTGGAAGTTCAAAATGAAGTTGCTAATGCCTCAATCCTTAATGGAACCAATATAAATAGACAAGATTACACAGATGCTAAATCTCAATAA